A DNA window from Castanea sativa cultivar Marrone di Chiusa Pesio chromosome 7, ASM4071231v1 contains the following coding sequences:
- the LOC142643123 gene encoding GATA transcription factor 24-like isoform X1, which translates to MEMVNPQPLQVRPLEEEEEGRENRLVQVPIEMDGDEGGSEYEYMNGRSAQHETMNGGVGGGGVEVEARASGASASASASASRTSELTIAFEGEVYVFPAVTPDKVQAVLLLLGGCDIPNSVPSSQFLLQQNSKGIGETSRGSKLSRRIASLVRFREKRKERCFEKKIRYTCRKEVAQRMHRKNGQFASLKNSFKVAGENWDSSDGTPCPAPILRRCQHCGISEKSTPAMRRGPAGPRSLCNACGLMWANKGTLRDLTKAGRTISFDQNEPETPADIKPSTMEPENSYANQDEQGSPDDNKPVLLDPENPSMRSGEQDFLDVAEAVTEHLSIQLDNPSIGLDEQETLDELANASGTEFEIPENFDDQVDIDDSSMVTDWPRS; encoded by the exons ATGGAGATGGTGAATCCGCAGCCACTGCAAGTGAGGCcattggaggaggaggaggaggggagAGAGAACCGGCTTGTTCAGGTGCCGATAGAGATGGACGGAGACGAAGGTGGATCCGAATACGAGTACATGAATGGAAGAAGTGCTCAGCACGAGACTATGAATGGTGGagttggaggaggaggagtagAAGTGGAGGCTCGTGCCAGTGGCGCTTCTGCTTCTGCTTCTGCTTCGGCTTCTCGCACGAGCGAGCTCACCATCGCCTTCGAAGGCGAGGTCTACGTTTTCCCAGCGGTTACGCCTGATAAG GTGCAGGCAGTGCTACTACTACTGGGGGGTTGTGACATACCCAATAGTGTCCCTAGCTCTCAGTTTCTGCTACAACAGAATAGCAAG GGTATAGGTGAGACCTCACGAGGTTCGAAACTTTCACGAAGAATTGCATCTCTTGTTAGGTTCCGCGAAAAGCGGAAAGAGAGatgttttgaaaagaaaatccGGTACACGTGTCGAAAAGAGGTTGCTCAAAG GATGCATCGTAAGAATGGGCAGTTTGCATCGTTGAAGAATTCATTTAAAGTAGCTGGTGAAAACTGGGATTCAAGTGATGGCACGCCTTGTCCTGCACCTAT TTTACGTAGATGCCAACATTGTGGGATTAGTGAAAAGTCTACTCCAGCGATGCGTAGGGGGCCAGCTGGTCCAAGATCCCTTTGCAATGCTTGTGGGCTGATGTGGGCAAACAAG GGAACCTTGAGAGATCTTACAAAAGCTGGAAGGACTATTTCTTTTGACCAAAATGAACCT GAAACTCCAGCTGATATTAAGCCTTCAACCATGGAACCTGAGAATTCCTATGCCAACCAGGATGAGCAG GGAAGCCCGGATGACAATAAGCCTGTACTTTTGGATCCTGAAAATCCTTCTATGAGGTCAGGTGAGCAG GATTTCCTGGACGTTGCTGAAGCTGTTACTGAACATCTGTCCATCCAATTGGATAATCCATCCATTGGCCTTGATGAGCAG GAAACTCTTGATGAACTTGCAAATGCTTCTGGGACGGAATTTGAGATTCCTGAGAATTTTGATGATCAG GTTGACATCGATGATTCCAGCATGGTGACTGACTGGCCGAGGAGTTGA
- the LOC142643123 gene encoding GATA transcription factor 24-like isoform X2, whose product MEMVNPQPLQVRPLEEEEEGRENRLVQVPIEMDGDEGGSEYEYMNGRSAQHETMNGGVGGGGVEVEARASGASASASASASRTSELTIAFEGEVYVFPAVTPDKVQAVLLLLGGCDIPNSVPSSQFLLQQNSKGIGETSRGSKLSRRIASLVRFREKRKERCFEKKIRYTCRKEVAQRMHRKNGQFASLKNSFKVAGENWDSSDGTPCPAPILRRCQHCGISEKSTPAMRRGPAGPRSLCNACGLMWANKGTLRDLTKAGRTISFDQNEPETPADIKPSTMEPENSYANQDEQDFLDVAEAVTEHLSIQLDNPSIGLDEQETLDELANASGTEFEIPENFDDQVDIDDSSMVTDWPRS is encoded by the exons ATGGAGATGGTGAATCCGCAGCCACTGCAAGTGAGGCcattggaggaggaggaggaggggagAGAGAACCGGCTTGTTCAGGTGCCGATAGAGATGGACGGAGACGAAGGTGGATCCGAATACGAGTACATGAATGGAAGAAGTGCTCAGCACGAGACTATGAATGGTGGagttggaggaggaggagtagAAGTGGAGGCTCGTGCCAGTGGCGCTTCTGCTTCTGCTTCTGCTTCGGCTTCTCGCACGAGCGAGCTCACCATCGCCTTCGAAGGCGAGGTCTACGTTTTCCCAGCGGTTACGCCTGATAAG GTGCAGGCAGTGCTACTACTACTGGGGGGTTGTGACATACCCAATAGTGTCCCTAGCTCTCAGTTTCTGCTACAACAGAATAGCAAG GGTATAGGTGAGACCTCACGAGGTTCGAAACTTTCACGAAGAATTGCATCTCTTGTTAGGTTCCGCGAAAAGCGGAAAGAGAGatgttttgaaaagaaaatccGGTACACGTGTCGAAAAGAGGTTGCTCAAAG GATGCATCGTAAGAATGGGCAGTTTGCATCGTTGAAGAATTCATTTAAAGTAGCTGGTGAAAACTGGGATTCAAGTGATGGCACGCCTTGTCCTGCACCTAT TTTACGTAGATGCCAACATTGTGGGATTAGTGAAAAGTCTACTCCAGCGATGCGTAGGGGGCCAGCTGGTCCAAGATCCCTTTGCAATGCTTGTGGGCTGATGTGGGCAAACAAG GGAACCTTGAGAGATCTTACAAAAGCTGGAAGGACTATTTCTTTTGACCAAAATGAACCT GAAACTCCAGCTGATATTAAGCCTTCAACCATGGAACCTGAGAATTCCTATGCCAACCAGGATGAGCAG GATTTCCTGGACGTTGCTGAAGCTGTTACTGAACATCTGTCCATCCAATTGGATAATCCATCCATTGGCCTTGATGAGCAG GAAACTCTTGATGAACTTGCAAATGCTTCTGGGACGGAATTTGAGATTCCTGAGAATTTTGATGATCAG GTTGACATCGATGATTCCAGCATGGTGACTGACTGGCCGAGGAGTTGA